ATTTGTCACAATGCACAAACCTAGGCTTAACTGTATTTGaatgttgcagtttttcaagtttgtcatagatacaagtatcatgaaactcttcttgaatgcttttccacagactatgaacaaaaacagtagaaatgctgcacaaaacaataacaatgacactgaataatgctaataaaaataacaaataacggtaacaatagACAGCtagagtacttaaaactgagaatggtaaattacactgtcactttaagcaatgtgcttgggaggagcagtccaactctagttacaaaaggtggcacattggtgagtgttgtgtgctcttacagcagtggggtaaaagctgttcccgTACCTAGTgccagtgcgggttcgaatagacctgagccgctttccagacggcagaaaagagaaaagtgcctgtgcggggtgactgtgatctttcatgatgcgcagcgtgtggtgtaggtgtcctggactgctggtatctgtgtgccgatgatttcctgagctgttctgACCACCCCTTGTAGGGCTTACAATAAAGTattacagtagtccagcctgcttaagacaaaagcatgaaccagtttctcagcatcccgtctacataggaattgccGTAATTTTTACTACTATGATGGATGAGACGTTTCATGTTGaactggggattcaagataccttaTAGCAATAATATTATTACTTGTTACCTGGCATAGAATTGTTactaaatctagaatgcccaggaggggtgggcaaccactggctcttggaaccccagaggtttttttttctccttcaattttcaattgggagtttttgttcctttcctttgtggccagtaggcatacttatagctctataaaagtactggattatggtagtcattactgaactgttgtctttgtttcttgTATGAtctgtttccccccccccccccccccccccccccggcataTGTCtttgttaaagtgctctgtgtcattgcgtgagaagagcgctctataaaaataaattgaattcaattgaatttagctaagggggtgcggtggcgcaatgggtttgaccgggtcctgctctccggtgggtctggggtttcagtcccgcttggggtgccttgcgatggactggcgtcccatcctgggtatgtcccctccccttccagccttacgccctcccggctccccacgacaccccgtatgggacaagcggtttcagatggttgtgcgtgtgtgagagaatttagctatgtttcttaactgaaggaagcacgacttagtcaaagcatttacatgagatacaaatgacagcttcccatccaacaggacacccaaatccttgacacaatccgtacgCTAGAAAGCagtaccatttgttgtaaagattggcatgATTGtgttgagagttttggcatcaccacccagcacaagtacctctgttttactggcatttagagagaaattatggatgagtaaatatttttttatactagtaaaacaattagctaaagacaccacatgtgatggatcatcaggcttaaatgatacatacagctgtgtgtgtcattggcatatgaatggaaattcacattgtgtttgcaaatgtcacccagtggtaacatatagagtgagaacaataatggctccaacacagagccctgtggcacaccatactgaactgtatttgagatggagggggtgcaaacatcagatttcagtacaaaattTCGGTTACACATAtcagatctttttttcttttttttttaaattttttttttagtcttcaGTTATAATACACATAAATAGGTTCTACATTGGGTGTCTTTACTCATTCGGTACTTAAAGGACACAGGAATCAGATTTGATACTCAAAGTGACAGCCTAGGGACTCCATGCATTTGTGTATGGATTATAGACATTTTAGTATTACTGGTGTCATTTTGGTTACCTACAGAACATGATGTTTGATGTGCTCCCTGAGGTAATTTCCTATGAGGTAATTCCATTTTTCTGCTGTGCTTCCAGGGGGCCGCAGCGCCCCCGTCATCCCAGCAGGTGAGGTCGCAACAGTCAGCAGCAAGCATAGACCAGAATGCGGCCATGGCCAAGCTCTTCAATGCATATGATGTGCGCGAGACCTCCCACCACCTACAGATCACTCACCTGGACCTGCATATCTGTGATGATGTCCACAGCAAGGATCGAGGTTGGCCCTTGCAGGGGCAGCTGTGCTTATCATTTTGTTGCATCGTTCTTCACACTCTCAGTACTGTCTTTACTTGCTGTTTTGAAGGGTAAAACTACAGGCAGGATGGCAGATAGTGAAGTGTTTTAAGGACCTGGACTTGTGGCCAAAAGCCTGCAGGTTTAGCTGGAAGGTATCAGCAGTTATATCTTTGAGAAAAGATTTGACACTTGAATTGTTTTagtgaaagtgtttttgtgtaatTAAATTGTCAGATGAGCAAATAATTTCAGTGAGAAGTGTCAGCTACGCAGCTATAGTCTGATGCTTTGGTCTGTGTGTAGTTAAATATTGTTTGTCAGTCATACACTGTGATTTATCTCCATGTTCTATGTCTCCACAGTAATAAATAAGCAGATTGCAGGAGGAGCCATGCAGTTGTCCTTCAGTCAGATCACTGTTGACTACTACCCATTTCACAGAGCAGGTAAAATCTGGCAATGGCACACTAATGTTCCAACAACATAGTCTTGTCGTGCTACTGCTCtttaaacagattaaaataaTCTGAAGAAAATTTTTAGCTTGTTGTCTGACACATGATCCAGAATAGTGGCACAATTTGATCAAAGAGCTGAACTGTTGTATCCAGTGTAGCTGGTGTATATGCAGAAAGTAAGATGCTTTGTGTGCAGGTATGTCTGTTTTGACACAGCCCTGAAAAATTGGCTTCTCTCATTGCTATGTAACAGCCCAAGTTCTTATGTAAGTGTTGATGTCAGATTCAGGCGAGACCAGACGCTGCTCTATTGGGAAAGAGATGGGCAGGCCAACGCAGATGGCCAGAGCAGGTTTACCATCGACTTTCCTTGGTGGTGTTACTAAATGAGCACACAAACAGTGGTCTACACTATGGAAAGGATGTGGGAGTGACAAAGGAGGTCACTTTGAGTCACTAGGGATGTGTGTTTCACAAGAATGTGTGTGACTTGTGAGCGTCACATGAAAAATGGGTTCAGCTTTTGGACATTTGGGGCAGTGTTAGTCAGATCTACACAGGGTCTTATTCAtcttgcattgtttttcaggAGAGAGCTGCCAGCACTGGATGCACTATAGTGATGCCACCAAAGCACGGGAATCCTGGGTCCGCAGCCTGCTGGACGAGTTCAAGGCCAACGTCGATATGTTGAAGAATGCTGTGAAGGATCATCAGAGCCTGGGTTCTCCACCCCACACCTCCCCACAGCACGGTACTCAGACACACATCCCCACAGCACCGAAAGCACATTCAGATGTGCAGGTCTGTTGTAACTGATTATATGATAACTTGGGTGGGGGGTATATCAGTGCCCCTAAAGGTAGAAGATCAAAGTGCTGTGGAAATAACTTCTGAAAATCATCAGGAAGCAGCAAATTTGTATGTCTATAATGTGGCAAGAGTGAGCACAGGGTGCTTTGTAGTACCTTGTGGTCATTCTAGCTATTCTGCTCTGTGTTCTCCGTTCTCCCTGGGCGATCTAGGAGGGCACCAGGGTGCCGTAGTGGTTAGCGCCTTGGAGTCTGGGCCTGAGGGCTGTGGGTGCCTGACCTGGATGGGGCCTTGCTGTTGTTCTGCTGTGCCAGGCACCCTATCTGCTCTAAGGTTAAGATGAAAGTTAGACCCCCCAGGTGAGGTTTGGTGAGCTGTACTTTGACTATATGGTTCTTTTACAGGGAAGATCTCCACCACATCCACCAGTGCCTTCACGCCCTCTTCCCAGGCACCCAAAACAATGCTCATGTCCAGCTCTGTTGTCTTAAGAATGGCCGACTTCAGCATCTACCAGGTGAGAATACACCCTCGTGACATATACATCAATGTTTACCAGGCTAGGCCATAAACTACTGCTACCCTTCTACATGATGTTCAACTGTTCCATGATTCATCTTGCAGTTCGTTGCTTCCAATACCTTTGGTTTCTCCTCAGGTATCGACAGCTGATCAGCGTCGCTCCAGCCCCAAGACCATGATCTCTTGTAACAAGAAGTCCCTCTACTTGCCTCAGGAGATGCCTGCCATTCATGTGGAGTTTACAGAATACTACTTCCCTGATGGAAAAGATTATCCCAGTAAGAGAGCTGTGTGAGTGGTACCTGTGGAGTTATGAGCTATCCCACTGATGGACCTGTAATAGTGATGCCAAGCGTTTTACTCCCCCCACAGTCCCTTGCCCCAACTTGTATGCTCAGTTAAATGCCCTGCAGCTGGTTCTGGACCCACGCAGCTTGGTGTGGCTGAACCAGTTTGCTCTGGATTTGAGGCAGAGCCTTGAGCAGTTCATGGAGCTTTACAAGCTGGATGACTCACAGAAACCTGATGAACATGTAGACATCAAGGTGGATGGACTCATGCTGAAGGTGTGTTGCTTGTTTTCCACATATGTTGAACCTTAGGTGTTTCATAATTGTTGCATTCCTTAACTCTGTGTATGTCAATGTACATAGTTGGTGCTGCCCACAGAGCAGGAACTGTCAGGCTCTTCAGATATGCCAGGCTGCGTGTCCATCCAGACATCTGAGATGGTGGCCACCAACACACGCCATGCTCCAGGCTGCCGCCGCTCTGACCTAGAGGAGGTGCTGCAGGATTTCCAGGTGGAGGATTTCTTTGTCCATGGTCCCACCTCCTTTCCACGCAGCACGGATGCCTTCCGCATCCTGCATCCAGTGTTCCAGCGGCATGCCCATGAACGGGACACGCGAATGCACGATGTGTACCGGGGGTTGATCCCACCGTCGCTTGGAGCTGATGCCCTCAAGgcacctgctgctggagacCTGTGGGCACTGCGCTTTGCCCAGTTCTGGGCTGACTTTGAGGGCTCTAGAAGTGGGCGTGGCCGGCCTGTACCCTTTGTGGACTCTTTCCCCCTCACCCTGTGGGTGTGCCAACCTGCTCGCTATGCTCGTTAtcaggaacagcagcaggcagcagccTCCCTAAAGACCGTCCCCCACAGCGAGTCGGTGGAGATAGCTGACCGTTTGCACCGTAAGCGTCTGCTGAAGGAATACTACAGCTCTGAAAAGCAGTCCACTCCCAATGGCATCCTGCCCAGCTGCCCCTCTTCCTCCAAATCTTCAGTGACTGATGCAGACGTTCAGGTGCTGGTGCATGTACAAAAACACTTAAGTGTCCAGCTGAGCCACCAGCAGTACGTGTTCCTTCTGCACCTCCAGCAGTCCTTCAGAGATCTGCAGCAGACATTACAGCTGGACCATGAGCAGATGAGTACACACCGCCCTGATTGCCAGGATATTGACCTTACCAGGCCCTTAGTGTGCATGGGCCTTCTCCTTCGGAGTGCTGAGGTGGCCTTGCTGATGCAGCCTGTTCCACAGCCGCCTGACTCGGCTCCCTCAGGGAATGCCAGCCCCTTGGGGTCTGACCTGTCCCCCTCTGACAGTAAGACCACACTGGGgacaggtggtggtggtgttgctgACCAACCAACTGCATTGCTAGCCACTGCTGATGAGCTGCTGTGCTATGGTCCCAGTGAGGGAGAGGAGCCTCCACGGggccccacccccctccagcccaTAAAAGCCCCCAGTGATGTGGAAGAAAAGAATGGTGCTGCAGGGAAGTCGGCCTTCCTGGAGAAGCAGTCCTCGGGGGACCAACTACTAGGACAGCTGGTTGGAGAAGGTGGGACGGTGGATAGGGAGCCGCTCCCCAAGGCTGAGCCACCTGTACCCAGGGAGTGCACAGACAGCCGGGACAGGACTAATGCGGCAAGGCTTTCACAGTCCATGTCCAGGTAACACCACCTCCCCATCCACACCATTACCATCTAGTCCTTTTTTTCTTGGTTTATTACGTTCTAGCCTGTCTACTTTAGGcaaagatatgtgttttaatactttaatgtcttaatttcttcattttaaattttctgtcCACAGTAACCTATAGCCAAAAAAGCTTTATTGTAAGTCATCCGTAATTTGTGCCTTAcgctgtttttattattttgataaGGATAATGTTAGAATTGCACGTATACATTAGTCTTCATTATCCTGTCTAAATGGGAATGGCTGTATTATGTAAAACCACATGTAATATGAGCTGGATTTGTAAATTGATTGTTAGACTCAGTGGTGACATACAAAGctatttaaaaacattcatttgtcCACTGTCAACCCTAGCAGGTAATCATTATTTTAGTTAAAGCAAACCTAAAGTGTAAGAAAATTAAACCAGTGTTATCAGATTGTCACAATTCAGCAcacaaggttaaaaaaaattaagtttacaTGTAGAGTAAGCTTGGTTTACAGAGGGCAAACATCATTAGTTGATGCTGCATGCAGTTCTGAAGTGGATGGGttttcaataaaacacatttgcaaaatgtttagcacagagacacaaaaaaatgtctgaagCCAGATAGCATGGAAGACCAGATAAATGAAGACCAAATAATCGGGAATCTACTGTACTCTAATTGAGAAACCCACTGGTATTTGAAATGTTCGCACAGTACGCATTATTTGAAAGGTGCACTCCTGTCAGTGAGGAATCAGGATTGAATTTATTGACTTGCACAGATGGTACCTGAAGCTCTGTATTGTTTTATAGgtaatttcattatattgtCAGTGTTGGGCATAATTGGTGTATTGCATAGCATTAGAATTGGCACTTGTGTG
Above is a genomic segment from Scleropages formosus chromosome 2, fSclFor1.1, whole genome shotgun sequence containing:
- the bltp3b gene encoding bridge-like lipid transfer protein family member 3B isoform X1 produces the protein MAGLIKKQILKHLSRFAKNLSPDKINLSTLKGEGQLTNLELDEEVLQNMLDLPTWLAINKVCCNKAAIRIPWTKLKTHPISLSLDKVVMEMSTCDEPRPPNGPSPIATASGQSEYGFAEKVVEGISLSVNSIVIRISAKAFNASFELSQLQVYSVNTSWVVSDLRFTRIQDPQRGEILTFKEISWQMIRIEADAIQSGDHEMLSAPIRLITNQSKIRVTLKRRMKDCNVVASKLILVLDDLLWVLTDSQLKAMVQYAKSLSESMEKSAQQRKSTASESSQGAAAPPSSQQVRSQQSAASIDQNAAMAKLFNAYDVRETSHHLQITHLDLHICDDVHSKDRVINKQIAGGAMQLSFSQITVDYYPFHRAGESCQHWMHYSDATKARESWVRSLLDEFKANVDMLKNAVKDHQSLGSPPHTSPQHGKISTTSTSAFTPSSQAPKTMLMSSSVVLRMADFSIYQVSTADQRRSSPKTMISCNKKSLYLPQEMPAIHVEFTEYYFPDGKDYPIPCPNLYAQLNALQLVLDPRSLVWLNQFALDLRQSLEQFMELYKLDDSQKPDEHVDIKVDGLMLKLVLPTEQELSGSSDMPGCVSIQTSEMVATNTRHAPGCRRSDLEEVLQDFQVEDFFVHGPTSFPRSTDAFRILHPVFQRHAHERDTRMHDVYRGLIPPSLGADALKAPAAGDLWALRFAQFWADFEGSRSGRGRPVPFVDSFPLTLWVCQPARYARYQEQQQAAASLKTVPHSESVEIADRLHRKRLLKEYYSSEKQSTPNGILPSCPSSSKSSVTDADVQVLVHVQKHLSVQLSHQQYVFLLHLQQSFRDLQQTLQLDHEQMSTHRPDCQDIDLTRPLVCMGLLLRSAEVALLMQPVPQPPDSAPSGNASPLGSDLSPSDSKTTLGTGGGGVADQPTALLATADELLCYGPSEGEEPPRGPTPLQPIKAPSDVEEKNGAAGKSAFLEKQSSGDQLLGQLVGEGGTVDREPLPKAEPPVPRECTDSRDRTNAARLSQSMSRKGSLSMVSDLLSSTNTRSTSLYTMSNIGRLMRDRSQSSFSVSYKNLKKSPSLQSLDNISIDSYLLEEQGLEDCDSYSLLEREGAGDDVSISGFKDTLSDQSGAESANELLGPETTTISPDAVSATSQSIEEHPRDLVSVLVLKMQSLCGVLDMHGKSTAVTLQVGQVAPSQLGNVSVRQYLSNRSLGGGVSSVSSASNKSQPEVQIRLESGPWAAVRSPMAARSGFLQGHLQELSADFLISSLRSLAHFLDDDSTSQVLPMRINICSTRINLQDDSTRDNGGDTESKPIALYIDNLLIHREDDGSFSIGGEPCTPKTPLTPRMYLHCPPPKTSDQPQVVGTERADHVCEGKLTTLPEVLPRVKSVSCSTQTPLWPSEGPPPATTSTNGSKEQLLLEENECLKVALSRAKMALAEAQMEKDSLMHHMKTLKLTAGGSS
- the bltp3b gene encoding bridge-like lipid transfer protein family member 3B isoform X2; this encodes MAGLIKKQILKHLSRFAKNLSPDKINLSTLKGEGQLTNLELDEEVLQNMLDLPTWLAINKVCCNKAAIRIPWTKLKTHPISLSLDKVVMEMSTCDEPRPPNGPSPIATASGQSEYGFAEKVVEGISLSVNSIVIRISAKAFNASFELSQLQVYSVNTSWVVSDLRFTRIQDPQRGEILTFKEISWQMIRIEADAIQSGDHEMLSAPIRLITNQSKIRVTLKRRMKDCNVVASKLILVLDDLLWVLTDSQLKAMVQYAKSLSESMEKSAQQRKSTASESSQGAAAPPSSQQVRSQQSAASIDQNAAMAKLFNAYDVRETSHHLQITHLDLHICDDVHSKDRVINKQIAGGAMQLSFSQITVDYYPFHRAGESCQHWMHYSDATKARESWVRSLLDEFKANVDMLKNAVKDHQSLGSPPHTSPQHGKISTTSTSAFTPSSQAPKTMLMSSSVVLRMADFSIYQVSTADQRRSSPKTMISCNKKSLYLPQEMPAIHVEFTEYYFPDGKDYPIPCPNLYAQLNALQLVLDPRSLVWLNQFALDLRQSLEQFMELYKLDDSQKPDEHVDIKVDGLMLKLVLPTEQELSGSSDMPGCVSIQTSEMVATNTRHAPGCRRSDLEEVLQDFQVEDFFVHGPTSFPRSTDAFRILHPVFQRHAHERDTRMHDVYRGLIPPSLGADALKAPAAGDLWALRFAQFWADFEGSRSGRGRPVPFVDSFPLTLWVCQPARYARYQEQQQAAASLKTVPHSESVEIADRLHRKRLLKEYYSSEKQSTPNGILPSCPSSSKSSVTDADVQVLVHVQKHLSVQLSHQQYVFLLHLQQSFRDLQQTLQLDHEQMSTHRPDCQDIDLTRPLVCMGLLLRSAEVALLMQPVPQPPDSAPSGNASPLGSDLSPSDSKTTLGTGGGGVADQPTALLATADELLCYGPSEGEEPPRGPTPLQPIKAPSDVEEKNGAAGKSAFLEKQSSGDQLLGQLVGEGGTVDREPLPKAEPPVPRECTDSRDRTNAARLSQSMSSGRLMRDRSQSSFSVSYKNLKKSPSLQSLDNISIDSYLLEEQGLEDCDSYSLLEREGAGDDVSISGFKDTLSDQSGAESANELLGPETTTISPDAVSATSQSIEEHPRDLVSVLVLKMQSLCGVLDMHGKSTAVTLQVGQVAPSQLGNVSVRQYLSNRSLGGGVSSVSSASNKSQPEVQIRLESGPWAAVRSPMAARSGFLQGHLQELSADFLISSLRSLAHFLDDDSTSQVLPMRINICSTRINLQDDSTRDNGGDTESKPIALYIDNLLIHREDDGSFSIGGEPCTPKTPLTPRMYLHCPPPKTSDQPQVVGTERADHVCEGKLTTLPEVLPRVKSVSCSTQTPLWPSEGPPPATTSTNGSKEQLLLEENECLKVALSRAKMALAEAQMEKDSLMHHMKTLKLTAGGSS